In Fusarium verticillioides 7600 chromosome 4, whole genome shotgun sequence, the following proteins share a genomic window:
- a CDS encoding serine/threonine protein kinase has protein sequence MALSFRTSSTSALPSHEQPINQASISSTALDFVYALSTVDFELYTSAQLHFDGTTTRVAGRGGYATVEIGTIRRSKNLVAVKRSLMQWENHQPTQTQDSKRILGKGFEQVVQELRILGHKKVRSHDNIVSLEGFCLDEINGVPSLALVIEYSHLGTLREFLVQNNDALSYDELFDLALQGARGLDALHKLLVCHADVKIDNALVFESSTKINGKNCWVVKISDFGQSIIASRDDPAGRVPCRPGTRLREAPEIRRGQAFQDPGYNIQAALKTDVFSFGLFVWEVMKNGQGYFDPAWARLNGRQYDADRMEDFLNNLPADALLTYGTEFSNSLDQRPVSQKLMRVFEGSLRDRPRARSTMSELVEALRLSSDKCEEKKVISDSPTDLGAIFAKLGFDVDDDSSIGTWGISKSFYDADISGYYTMLSQVPMLLQRKILAELKGMAISDSTETHSSGHSAMTVAECYTLGFGGSHDIAQVVQWLGTAASKGFKKAGLVYHRVCEAVDIQPQDLSGADKGKALEMALKGIPTEKYLSERILHHSRSALEDARQRILGHDAISLLSMAEGIFISAFSEAKTDTLLPLHAASWLGEEALVAELLTSTPPDAQSALGFNAAHFACLGGHVSILKLLSKHKVPLSAASLQLITPLHLAIFFQADDLATVVKLLVEHGCSLETRTHAIKWDAHDLSVYGTPIQWALQTRNRTLARILLPLQAQSPSPEWLHNVIQDFYWELLEDLLPYFQGPIDDFVTLQTAERPFTRYIAHGRDYGQAIERTVRLCHDNGILGFTADGLSQLDLIMTSTRTLTDFLMFNYALDVCSADYIRYRGPEPFSSPLIVSAFGRTNHQEALRDTLSRLTEYYTLDELEDGRLADGYNLLGVAVARHNVTAARILLERGVDVNKSYTLGGVSIMNPIQTCLFGRPLPEMLSLLVEYGADLLAKCSMTRLTPLQLLLVGPVQVDDILNILASHSQPDQTWLRDIAQ, from the exons ATGGCCCTCTCTTTCCGCACCTCTTCCACTTCCGCCCTCCCGAGTCATGAACAGCCAATCAACCAAGCGAGCATATCTTCGACGGCACTGGACTTTGTCTATGCCCTGTCGACAGTTGATTTTGAGCTCTATACTTCTGCGCAACTGCATTTCGATGGTACTACTACCAGGGTTGCTGGACGAGGCGGTTATGCCACTGTCGAGATTGGCACCATCAGACGTTCCAAGAACCTCGTCGCGGTAAAACGAAGTCTGATGCAATGGGAGAACCATCAACCGACTCAAACTCAAGATTCAAAAAGGATCTTGGGCAAAGGATTTGAGCAGGTTGTTCAAGAGTTGCGCATTCTTGGACACAAAAAGGTCAGGAGCCATGACAATATAGTGAGCCTTGAGGGCTTCTGCCTGGACGAGATCAACGGGGTACCCTCGCTAGCTCTCGTCATAGAGTATTCACATCTCGGCACTTTGCGTGAGTTTCTAGTCCAGAACAATGATGCCCTCTCGTATGATGAGCTGTTCGACCTTGCGTTGCAGGGCGCCCGTGGCTTGGATGCTCTTCATAAGCTGCTAGTCTGTCATGCTGACGTCAAAATCGATAATGCACTCGTATTTGAGTCCTCAACGAAGATTAACGGCAAGAATTGCTGGGTGGTGAAGATCTCGGATTTTGGACAATCTATTATTGCATCCCGTGACGATCCTGCTGGGAGAGTGCCTTGTCGACCCGGGACACGTCTCCGAGAGGCTCCCGAAATCAGGCGAGGCCAGGCGTTTCAAGACCCCGGCTACAATATACAGGCTGCCTTGAAGACAGATGTCTTCTCATTTGGCCTTTTTGTATGggaagtgatgaagaatggCCAGGGATACTTTGATCCGGCGTGGGCAAGGCTAAATGGAAGGCAGTATGACGCGGATAGGATGGAGGACTTTCTTAACAATTTGCCTGCCGATGCCCTTTTAACTTATGGGACCGAGTTTTCAAACAGCTTGGACCAACGCCCCGTTTCCCAGAAGCTTATGCGGGTATTTGAGGGTTCATTGAGAGACCGGCCACGAGCAAGGAGTACTATGAGCGAACTAGTGGAAGCGCTTAGGCTCTCAAGTGACAA AtgcgaggagaagaaagtaATATCAGATTCACCTACAGATCTTGGGGCCATATTCGCCAAACtgggctttgatgttgatgacgacTCTTCAATAGGAACATGGGGAATTAGCAAGTCCTTTTACGAT GCAGACATTTCTGGATACTACACTATGTTATCCCAGGTTCCGATGTTGCTGCAGCGGAAAATCCTTGCCGAGCTCAAAGGCATGGCAATATCTGATAGCACGGAAACTCATTCCTCGGGCCACTCCGCTATGACCGTCGCTGAGTGCTATACACTTGGCTTTGGAGGGTCACACGACATTGCTCAGGTTGTCCAGTGGCTGGGAACTGCAGCTTCGAAAGGGTTCAAGAAGGCAGGGCTTGTATATCACCGAGTTTGCGAGGCTGTTGACATTCAGCCGCAAGACTTGAGCGGCGCCGACAAAGGAAAGGCCTTAGAGATGGCTCTGAAAGGGATCCCCACTGAGAAGTACTTGTCGGAAAGAATCCTTCACCACAGCCGGAGCGCTCTGGAAGATGCGCGACAAAGAATCCTTGGCCATGACGCCATATCACTCCTTTCAATGGCAGAGGGGATCTTTATCTCTGCTTTTAGTGAGGCCAAAACGGATACTTTACTTCCATTGCATgcggcttcttggcttggggaggaggCCCTTGTGGCGGAGCTATTGACAAGCACTCCTCCAGATGCACAGTCAGCATTGGGTTTCAACGCCGCGCACTTTGCATGTCTCGGAGGCCACGTTTCGATTCTCAAACTCTTGAGCAAACATAAAGTGCCTCTATCAGCGGCTAGTCTCCAGTTGATAACGCCTCTACACTTGGcaatcttcttccaggctgATGACCTCGCCACAGTTGTGAAGCTTCTCGTCGAGCATGGCTGCTCGCTTGAAACACGCACGCATGCAATCAAATGGGATGCTCATGACCTTTCAGTTTATGGGACGCCAATACAATGGGCGTTACAGACACGAAATAGGACCCTTGCGCGTATTCTACTACCACTACAAGCGCAATCACCTAGTCCTGAGTGGCTACATAACGTTATCCAGGACTTTTACTGGGAGCTATTGGAGGATCTTCTCCCCTATTTCCAAGGCCCAATAGATGATTTTGTTACATTGCAAACAGCAGAGAGGCCATTTACTCGGTACATTGCTCACGGTCGAGACTATGGCCAAGCCATCGAAAGGACTGTCCGGCTATGTCATGATAACGGAATTTTGGGCTTTACCGCTGACGGTCTATCTCAACTCGATCTCATAATGACTTCCACGCGTACACTAACCGACTTCTTGATGTTCAACTATGCTTTGGATGTATGTTCGGCAGACTACATACGGTACAGAGGGCCGGAGCCTTTTAGTTCCCCTTTAATCGTCTCTGCATTCGGGCGCACCAACCACCAGGAAGCTCTTCGCGACACTCTGTCCCGACTGACCGAATATTATACacttgatgagttggaaGATGGCCGCCTGGCCGATGGCTATAATCTTCTTGGGGTGGCCGTTGCTCGTCACAATGTGACGGCGGCACGTATCTTACTCGAAAGAGGAGTTGATGTCAACAAATCATACAcgcttggtggtgtttccATCATGAACCCGATCCAAACTTGTCTTTTTGGGAGACCATTGCCTGAGATGCTGTCGCTATTGGTCGAGTATGGTGCCGACCTTCTGGCCAAATGCTCTATGACGAGGCTAACACCACTACAACTACTCCTTGTCGGTCCAGTTCAAGTAGACGACATATTGAATATCCTGGCCAGTCATTCACAGCCGGATCAG ACATGGCTTAGGGACATCGCCCAGTAG
- a CDS encoding hypothetical protein (At least one base has a quality score < 10) — protein sequence MAAPEDQGITSVKRSLDIWDTKAEINADELRLAQMGHTQELNRHFSTLSLIGLASTTTISWTGLGLGLITEIGAGGPGAVIYGFILVTILQCFLGASLAEFVSSYPTEGGMYHWIAAVAPRRATGILSFLTGWFSVLGWIFTTASTNIIYAQILMALIALYISDLEIQAWQTFIVYQGLNLLTAGVVMFGNKIIPALNKFSLFYLQIGWLVVLVTVVACAPTHRDPEFVFRTWINTTGWNNNAICFITGLVNPLYSLGGLDGVTHITEEMPNPSKNAPLAIAITLIIAFCTGLTYLISLMFSIQDFDQLTSGNTGMPLAELFRQVTQKTGGAFGLLFILFIALGPCVISSQLSTGRIFWAFSRDGAIPLSKVWSKVHSSLKIPFNSQLAVTAVIAALGCLYLGSSTAFNSLLGTAVTINNISYMFPILTNLLTGRKNMHKGVFHMGPTIGPIVNTVTVCWLTFAIIFFSFPYVMPVEVANMNYTCVVVGGLAILIGAWWLKAGKEYTERMMKAKEV from the exons ATGGCTGCACCAGAGGATCAAGGTATTACCAGCGTGAAGCGGAGTCTGGATATTTGGGACACAAAAGCCGAGATCAACGCCGATGAACTTCGTCTGGCGCAAATGG GTCATACCCAAGAGCTCAACCGACATTTCAGTACCCTGAGTCTGATCGGTCTCGCCTCTACCACAACTATCTCATGGACAGGATTGGGTCTTGGACTTATCACCGAgattggagctggaggccCTGGCGCGGTCATCTACGGCTTCATCCTCGTGACGATCCTGCAATGTTTTCTTGGAGCGTCACTCGCCGAGTTTGTGTCGTCTTATCCTACTGAAGGCGGCATGTATCATTGGATTGCGGCTGTGGccccaagaagagcaactGGTATTCTAAGTTTTCTCACTGGTTGGTTCAGTGTTCTCGGCT GGATCTTCACTACTGCATCCACCAACATCATTTACGCCCAGATCCTCATGGCGTTGATCGCGCTATACATATCCGACCTCGAGATCCAGGCCTGGCAGACTTTCATCGTCTACCAAGGCTTGAACTTACTTACCGCTGGCGTTGTCATGTTcggcaacaagatcatcccCGCCCTGAACAAGTTCTCGCTTTTCTACCTGCAAATCGGCTGGCTCGTTGTGCTGGTCACCGTTGTTGCGTGCGCCCCAACACACCGTGATCCCGAATTCGTCTTCAGGACTTGGATCAACACGACTGGGTGGAACAACAATGCCATTTGCTTCATTACTGGTCTGGTCAACCCTTTGTACTCTCTTGGCGGTCTTGATGGAGTGACGCATATCACAGAAGAGATGCCCAAC CCTTCAAAGAATGCTCccctcgccatcgccattaCCTTGATCATCGCGTTCTGCACTGGTCTCACGTATCTCATCAGTCTGATGTTCTCAATTCAGGACTTCGACCAGCTGACATCCGGCAATACCGGCATGCCACTCGCAGAGCTCTTCCGCCAGGTCACCCAGAAGACTGGTGGTGCGTTCGGCCTATTGTTTATCCTATTCATTGCTCTCGGTCCCTGCGTAATTAGCTCGCAGCTCAGCACTGGCCGGATCTTCTGGGCCTTCTCCCGCGACGGAGCTATTCCGCTCTCCAAGGT CTGGTCCAAGGTCCACTCAAGCCTGAAGATCCCGTTCAATTCCCAGCTTGCAGTCACAGCAGTCATTGCTGCTCTCGGATGCCTATATCTTGGGTCATCGACCGCATTCAACTCCCTTCTCGGAACAGccgtcaccatcaacaacatttcCTACATGTTCCCGATTCTCACCAACCTGCTTACCGGCAGGAAGAACATGCACAAGGGCGTATTCCACATGGGTCCAACGATCGGACCCATTGTCAACACTGTGACAGTTTGCTGGCTTACGTTTGCCAttatcttcttctccttcccTTACGTTATGCCAGTCGAGGTTGCAAACATGAACTACACTTGCGTTGTCGTGGGCGGTCTGGCAATACTTATTGGTGCATGGTGGTTAAAGGCTGGCAAGGAGTACACTGAAAGAATGATGAAGGCGAAGGAAGTATAG
- a CDS encoding glycosyl hydrolase family 10, with protein MRFSLIPTVALAAFNGFAVANPVPDVEARQATGLHAAMKAAGKQYFGTALTVRNDQGETNIINNKNEIGSITPENAMKWEAIQPNRGQFNWGPADQHAAAATSRGYELRCHTLVWHSQLPSWVANGNWNNQTLQAVMRDHINAVMGRYRGKCTHWDVVNEALNEDGTYRDSVFLRVIGEAYIPIAFRMALAADPTTKLYYNDYNLEYGNAKTEGAKRIARLVKSYGLRIDGIGLQAHMTSESTPTQNTPTPSRAKLASVLQGLADLGVDVAYTELDIRMNTPATQQKLQTNADAYARIVGSCMDVKRCVGITVWGISDKYSWVPGTFPGEGSALLWNDNFQKKPSYTSTLNTINRR; from the exons ATGCGTTTCAGTCTCATCCCCACAGTGGCCTTGGCGGCTTTCAATGGCTTTGCCGTTGCCAACCCCGTTCC TGATGTCGAGGCACGACAGGCCACTGGCCTCCATGCTGCCATGAAGGCCGCTGGCAAGCAGTACTTCGGTACTGCTCTCACCGTGCGCAATGATCAGGGGgagaccaacatcatcaacaacaagaatgaGATTGGCTCTATCACCCCAGAGAACGCTATGAAGTGGGAGGCCATCCAGCCCAACCGCGGCCAATTCAACTGGGGTCCTGCTGATCAGCAcgctgccgccgccacctCGCGAGGTTACGAGCTGCGATGCCATACTCTTGTTTGGCACAGCCAGCTCCCATCGTGGGTTGCTAACGGCAACTGGAACAACCAGACTCTGCAGGCTGTGATGAGAGATCACATCAACGCCGTCATGGGACGTTACCGTGGAAAGTGCACTCACTGGGATGTTGTCAACGAGG CTCTCAACGAGGATGGAACCTACCGTGACAGCGTCTTCCTCCGCGTCATTGGCGAGGCCTACATCCCCATTGCCTTCCGCATGGCCCTGGCAGCAGACCCCACCACCAAGCTCTACTACAACGACTACAACCTCGAGTACGGCAACGCCAAGACCGAGGGAGCCAAGCGCATCGCCAGACTCGTTAAGTCCTACGGTCTTCGCATCGACGGCATCGGCCTGCAGGCTCACATGACCAGCGAGAGCACTCCTACACAAAACACCCCTACCCCCTCGCGAGCCAAGCTGGCTTCCGTCCTTCAGGGCCTCGCTGATCTGGGCGTCGACGTTGCCTACACTGAGCTGGACATTCGCATGAACACTCCTGCTACCCAGCAGAAGCTCCAGACCAATGCCGATGCATATGCCAGAATCGTTGGCTCTTGCATGGATGTTAAGCGATGCGTTGGTATCACCGTTTGG GGTATCTCTGATAAGTACTCTTGGGTCCCCGGAACTTTCCCCGGTGAGGGATCTGCTCTCCTTTGGAATGAcaacttccagaagaagccCTCGTATACTTCCACCTTGAACACCATTAACCGCCGCTAA